GTTTTTGAAGTAATTCAAGTAGAAAATCAAAACAAAGAAAGAGCGAATGACAGGTTTGACATCTCACCAAAAGATTACATGAGAGTAGAAAATTACGCTGACAGTAAAGGTTTACAGATAGTAGGGATATACCACTCTCACCCAGACCATCCAGACAGACCATCTCAAACAGACCTACTTTACGCCCTTGAAGATATGTCATATATTATAGTAAGTGTTCAAAATGCAAAAGCAGTATCTTATAGAAGCTTCTTTTTAAAAGATGGAAAATTTGAAGAAGAGGTTGTTGTAGAAAATGATCAACTTAAAAAATTTTAACTTTAAAGAGCTGGAAAATTTTGTAGTAGAAAACGGATGGCCAAAGTTTAGAGCTAAACAGATTACAAAGTGGCTATACAACAAAAAAGTTGAGTCTTTTGACCAGATGACTGACCTGTCAAAAGAGATAAGACAGACTTTAAAAGAGAAATGTGAAATAAACCCATTAA
Above is a genomic segment from Sulfurihydrogenibium subterraneum DSM 15120 containing:
- a CDS encoding Mov34/MPN/PAD-1 family protein gives rise to the protein MLTIKKQFLDEIKKQAEEGYPYEICGFLIGKQDYERNLREVFEVIQVENQNKERANDRFDISPKDYMRVENYADSKGLQIVGIYHSHPDHPDRPSQTDLLYALEDMSYIIVSVQNAKAVSYRSFFLKDGKFEEEVVVENDQLKKF